A DNA window from Aestuariispira ectoiniformans contains the following coding sequences:
- a CDS encoding mechanosensitive ion channel family protein — protein sequence METVTRADILALWTRVQDWVVRHVLTLDTLIQLVAILLPLAVAWGVHRRLAEWCQRKRRDLSLWAPFRRLLSITEPLTLPLIWLAGLWLIYLLLTSVGQETRIINVVTSLLTAWVVIRVMAGVLRGGFWARIVAYVIWAIAALNILDLLEPTAEVLDGLAFKIGDVRLSALGVVKGVLTAAILLWGATVLSRFVETQLRRSVHLTPSFQVLSAKLAKITLITVAVVLALQAVGVDLTAFAVFGGAVGVGIGFGLQKVVSNLISGVILLLDRSIKPGDVIELEGAYGWINTLGARYVSVVTRDGMEYLIPNEDLITQRVINWSFSSKTVRLRVPIGISYDADVRRAIDLVKEAASEEERVLENPPPNCQMTGFGDSSINLELRFWITDPENGAGNIKSALLLRVWDKFKQHDIAIPYPHREVIIKEQPWMTRPTPVPDDEKPS from the coding sequence ATGGAGACCGTTACCCGGGCGGATATTTTGGCCCTATGGACGAGGGTGCAGGACTGGGTCGTTCGCCACGTCCTGACGCTGGACACGCTGATACAACTGGTGGCAATCCTTTTGCCGCTGGCGGTTGCCTGGGGCGTGCATCGCAGGCTGGCTGAATGGTGCCAGCGCAAGCGCCGGGACCTGAGCCTCTGGGCACCCTTCCGGCGCCTTCTTTCAATTACCGAACCGCTGACCCTGCCTCTCATCTGGCTTGCGGGGCTCTGGTTGATCTATCTCCTGCTGACCAGCGTCGGGCAGGAAACGCGGATTATCAATGTGGTGACGTCGCTGTTGACGGCCTGGGTGGTGATCCGTGTTATGGCGGGGGTTTTGCGGGGCGGCTTTTGGGCCCGTATCGTGGCCTATGTGATCTGGGCCATTGCTGCGCTCAACATCCTTGACCTGCTGGAGCCGACGGCTGAAGTGCTGGACGGGTTGGCCTTCAAGATCGGGGATGTCCGGTTGTCGGCCCTGGGCGTGGTGAAGGGCGTTCTGACGGCGGCGATCCTTCTGTGGGGAGCGACTGTCCTGTCGCGGTTTGTCGAGACACAGTTGCGCCGTTCCGTCCATCTGACGCCATCCTTCCAGGTCCTCAGCGCCAAACTGGCGAAGATAACCCTGATTACCGTGGCGGTCGTTCTTGCCCTGCAGGCGGTGGGCGTGGACCTGACCGCCTTTGCGGTCTTTGGCGGTGCGGTTGGTGTCGGCATCGGTTTCGGTCTGCAGAAGGTGGTTTCCAATCTGATCAGTGGCGTCATTCTGTTGTTGGACCGGTCCATCAAGCCGGGTGATGTGATCGAGCTTGAGGGGGCCTATGGCTGGATCAATACGCTGGGTGCGCGTTATGTATCGGTGGTGACGCGGGACGGGATGGAATACCTGATCCCGAACGAGGACCTGATCACACAACGGGTGATCAACTGGTCCTTCAGTTCCAAAACGGTGCGTCTGCGCGTGCCGATCGGCATATCCTATGATGCGGATGTCCGGCGCGCCATTGACCTGGTGAAGGAGGCGGCTTCCGAAGAGGAGCGGGTATTGGAAAACCCGCCGCCCAATTGCCAGATGACGGGATTCGGCGACAGTTCCATTAATCTGGAATTGCGCTTTTGGATTACCGATCCTGAGAATGGGGCGGGCAACATCAAAAGTGCGCTTTTGCTGCGTGTGTGGGACAAGTTCAAACAGCACGATATCGCCATCCCCTATCCGCATCGTGAGGTCATCATCAAGGAACAGCCCTGGATGACGCGGCCGACACCCGTCCCGGACGATGAAAAACCGTCCTGA
- a CDS encoding substrate-binding periplasmic protein, which produces MIRQTVISLAALLCLASSALADEAVTACYENKGWGNFVRGEDSTIPDAPGALIELVSIAAEKQGIAIDMIRRPWKRCLLMLRENAAAFVIAGSYLPDRAVYAQYPLKADGAPDESRALHFANYYLFTRTGSLIRWDGKTLTGHDGPLGVDLGYSIAGILRKRGQAVQEFSDINAGFRLVVLGRLDGYVTFELDGQRAIKTHGFDLIQVFPPIESRAYYLMSSKGHYKAHKMQVERLWDAIPGLRKQLLPRLLDKYRHAPPA; this is translated from the coding sequence ATGATCAGGCAAACCGTTATCTCTCTGGCAGCCTTACTTTGCCTGGCATCGTCTGCACTCGCAGATGAAGCGGTGACCGCCTGCTATGAAAACAAGGGCTGGGGCAATTTTGTTCGGGGAGAAGATTCGACAATCCCTGATGCCCCCGGCGCGCTGATCGAACTTGTCTCGATCGCAGCAGAAAAACAGGGCATTGCAATAGACATGATACGGCGTCCCTGGAAACGTTGCCTCCTGATGTTGCGGGAAAATGCCGCGGCCTTCGTGATTGCGGGATCGTACCTGCCGGACCGTGCGGTCTATGCCCAATACCCGTTGAAGGCCGATGGGGCTCCCGACGAGAGCCGCGCCCTGCATTTTGCCAATTACTACCTGTTCACGCGCACCGGCTCCCTTATTCGCTGGGACGGCAAAACACTGACGGGCCACGACGGGCCGTTAGGTGTCGACCTTGGCTATTCAATCGCCGGAATTCTTCGCAAGCGTGGACAGGCGGTCCAGGAATTCTCCGATATCAATGCCGGGTTCAGGCTGGTCGTGCTCGGGCGGCTGGATGGCTATGTCACCTTTGAGCTCGATGGCCAGCGCGCCATCAAAACCCATGGGTTCGACCTGATCCAGGTCTTCCCGCCGATAGAAAGCCGGGCCTATTACCTGATGAGCAGCAAGGGCCACTACAAGGCACATAAAATGCAGGTGGAACGGCTTTGGGACGCAATCCCCGGCCTTCGAAAACAACTGCTGCCCAGGCTGCTGGACAAATACCGGCACGCCCCTCCGGCCTGA
- a CDS encoding elongation factor G: protein MPGSTITAPRTAVLVGPYLSGKTTLLEAMLHTSGTLHKKGKVQNGDTVGDSAPEARAHTMSVEMNVANADYLGQPWTFIDCPGSVEFANESQNALMVADMAVVVCDPDPDKAMALAPILHFLDDKKIPHLIFINKMDNLGTSPAIREVMDALQSASQRPLVLREVPIRDGDNVTGYVDLTSERAYAYQEGQPSKLISLPDSVKDREEEARQEMLENLADFDDDLLEKLLEDTVPSPDEVYAQFTKDLAEDLIVPVLMGSAEHDYGVRRLLKALRHDCPAPETTAARLGLPQKKTTQAQVFKTLHLPHIGKLSICRVWSGEIKDGDLFDTEKVSGLSYLQGHNMTKVSRAGAGDVVALGRMDSVKTGNLLTQQGIQDATDGWPEPIKPVFAQAISTQKHEDEVRLSTGLAKLVEDDPSVILESNEDTRQLLLWGQGELHLRVTLEKLERQYNVGVTCEPPKVAYKETIRNQTAIHARHKKQTGGHGEFGDVHLDIRPQQRGTGFAFESRVVGGAVPKQYIPAVENGVRDYLGAGPLGFPVVDLSVTLTDGQHHSVDSSDMAFRKAAAQAMREGMPACQPVLLEPIYEVHISVPNAFTSNAQTILSKRRGQILGFLAKDGWPGWDEVSAYLPQSEMQDLIMEIRSQTQGIGWFNWTFAHLMELTGRLADQAVAEQKEVA, encoded by the coding sequence ATGCCGGGAAGCACCATCACAGCCCCGCGGACTGCCGTTCTTGTTGGGCCCTATCTCAGCGGCAAAACCACATTGCTTGAAGCCATGCTTCATACCTCTGGCACCCTGCATAAGAAAGGCAAGGTGCAGAACGGCGACACGGTGGGCGATTCCGCCCCGGAAGCCCGCGCCCATACCATGAGTGTGGAAATGAATGTCGCCAATGCCGACTATCTGGGACAGCCCTGGACCTTTATCGACTGCCCCGGTTCCGTTGAATTCGCCAATGAAAGTCAAAACGCCCTGATGGTCGCCGACATGGCTGTCGTCGTCTGCGACCCCGATCCCGACAAAGCCATGGCCCTTGCGCCGATTCTGCATTTCCTGGACGACAAGAAGATTCCGCATCTTATCTTCATTAACAAGATGGATAATCTCGGCACCAGCCCCGCCATTCGCGAGGTCATGGACGCCCTGCAAAGCGCGTCCCAGCGCCCCCTCGTCCTGCGAGAGGTTCCCATCCGCGATGGCGATAACGTCACCGGATATGTGGACCTGACCTCGGAACGCGCCTACGCCTATCAGGAAGGCCAACCGTCCAAACTGATCAGCCTGCCCGACAGCGTGAAGGACCGCGAGGAGGAAGCGCGGCAGGAAATGCTGGAAAACCTGGCGGATTTCGACGACGACCTTCTGGAAAAACTGTTGGAAGATACGGTGCCTTCACCGGACGAAGTCTATGCACAGTTCACCAAAGACCTTGCCGAAGACCTGATCGTTCCGGTCCTGATGGGGTCGGCGGAACATGACTATGGCGTAAGGCGGTTGTTGAAAGCCCTGCGTCACGACTGCCCCGCGCCGGAAACGACTGCCGCCCGCCTTGGCCTGCCGCAAAAGAAAACAACCCAGGCCCAGGTCTTCAAGACACTGCATCTGCCCCATATCGGGAAATTGTCGATCTGCCGTGTGTGGAGTGGTGAGATCAAGGACGGCGATCTGTTCGACACGGAAAAAGTCAGCGGCCTGTCCTACCTGCAGGGGCACAACATGACCAAGGTGTCCCGCGCGGGCGCGGGCGATGTCGTCGCCCTTGGCCGCATGGACAGCGTGAAAACCGGCAACCTGCTGACGCAACAGGGAATACAGGACGCCACCGACGGCTGGCCGGAACCGATCAAGCCGGTTTTTGCACAGGCGATCAGCACCCAGAAACATGAAGATGAGGTGCGCCTGTCCACCGGCCTTGCAAAGCTGGTCGAAGACGACCCTTCGGTCATCCTGGAATCCAATGAGGACACAAGACAGTTGCTGCTTTGGGGCCAGGGAGAATTGCACCTTCGTGTGACCCTGGAAAAGCTGGAGAGGCAATATAATGTCGGCGTCACATGCGAGCCGCCGAAGGTTGCCTATAAAGAGACCATCAGAAACCAGACCGCCATTCACGCCCGCCACAAGAAACAAACCGGCGGACATGGCGAATTCGGCGATGTGCATCTGGATATAAGGCCTCAGCAACGCGGCACGGGTTTCGCCTTTGAAAGCCGTGTCGTGGGCGGTGCCGTTCCGAAACAATATATTCCGGCTGTCGAAAATGGCGTGCGCGACTATCTGGGCGCAGGCCCCCTCGGCTTTCCCGTCGTCGACCTGTCCGTCACCCTGACCGATGGGCAGCATCATTCCGTCGACAGTTCCGATATGGCCTTCAGGAAGGCAGCAGCCCAGGCCATGCGGGAAGGCATGCCCGCCTGCCAGCCGGTCCTGTTGGAACCGATCTATGAGGTGCATATTTCGGTGCCGAATGCCTTCACATCCAACGCCCAGACGATCCTGTCCAAGCGGCGCGGGCAAATCCTCGGGTTTCTTGCCAAGGACGGCTGGCCCGGCTGGGACGAAGTATCTGCCTATCTGCCACAATCGGAGATGCAGGATCTGATCATGGAAATCCGCTCGCAGACCCAGGGAATTGGTTGGTTCAACTGGACTTTCGCCCACCTTATGGAGTTGACCGGCAGATTAGCCGACCAGGCCGTCGCCGAACAGAAGGAGGTTGCCTGA
- a CDS encoding Dps family protein: MQIDIGIPEENRKKIAEGLSRLLADSYTLYLKTHNFHWNVTGPMFNTLHTMFEQQYTELATAVDEIAERIRALGEPAPGTYAQFAELTSIREERGVPSAEDMIRQLVEGQEAVVKTARSLFSVVDEANDEPSADLLTQRMQVHEKTAWMLRSMLA; this comes from the coding sequence ATGCAAATCGACATCGGTATTCCGGAAGAGAACCGCAAAAAGATCGCAGAGGGCCTGTCCCGTCTGCTGGCGGATAGCTATACCCTCTACCTCAAGACCCATAACTTCCACTGGAATGTGACGGGGCCGATGTTCAACACCCTGCACACCATGTTCGAGCAGCAATATACCGAACTGGCGACAGCCGTGGATGAAATTGCCGAACGTATCCGCGCCCTGGGCGAACCGGCACCGGGTACCTATGCCCAGTTTGCCGAATTGACCTCCATCCGTGAGGAACGGGGCGTCCCGTCCGCTGAAGACATGATCCGCCAGTTGGTAGAAGGTCAGGAAGCCGTGGTAAAAACGGCGCGGTCGCTTTTCTCCGTTGTGGACGAGGCAAACGACGAGCCCAGCGCAGACCTGCTGACCCAGCGCATGCAGGTCCATGAAAAGACCGCCTGGATGCTGCGCAGCATGCTTGCCTGA
- the msrP gene encoding protein-methionine-sulfoxide reductase catalytic subunit MsrP — protein sequence MLIKSKRGWEIPESQVADEATFLNRRQLMKGLAAGSILAPMAGFLGSGTRAFGADNAPTADLYPATRNEKFVLDRPITEEKLPLNYVNFYEFGSSKNVAGPAQSLNIQPWQLKFDGMVEKEITIDAHDLIRKMPLEERLYRHRCVEAWSMAVPWTGFPMRALLDFAKPLSSAKYVVMETLADKKTMPGLSAFWYPWPYIEGLTIDEASNDLAFIGTGIYGKPMPKQNGAPIRLVTPWKYGFKSIKSIVRFTFTDERPKSFWEEIQGSEYGFWANVNPEVPHPRWSQATERVLGTDERVPTQIFNGYGEFVADLYKNKKGEKLFM from the coding sequence ATGTTGATCAAATCGAAACGAGGATGGGAAATCCCCGAAAGCCAGGTCGCGGACGAAGCGACTTTCCTGAACCGGCGTCAACTGATGAAGGGACTGGCCGCCGGTTCGATCCTGGCGCCCATGGCTGGTTTCCTGGGCAGCGGCACCCGCGCCTTCGGTGCCGACAATGCGCCCACGGCGGACCTCTATCCGGCCACCCGCAACGAAAAATTCGTCCTGGACCGGCCGATCACCGAAGAAAAGCTTCCCCTCAACTATGTGAATTTCTATGAATTCGGCAGCAGCAAGAATGTGGCCGGTCCGGCCCAGTCCCTGAATATCCAGCCCTGGCAGTTGAAATTCGACGGCATGGTCGAAAAGGAAATTACCATCGACGCCCATGACCTGATCCGCAAGATGCCGCTGGAAGAACGCCTCTACCGGCACCGCTGCGTCGAGGCCTGGTCCATGGCCGTTCCCTGGACCGGTTTTCCGATGAGGGCATTGCTGGATTTCGCCAAACCTCTGAGCAGCGCCAAATATGTCGTCATGGAAACTCTCGCCGACAAGAAAACCATGCCCGGCCTGTCCGCCTTCTGGTACCCCTGGCCCTATATCGAAGGCCTGACCATTGACGAGGCTTCCAACGATCTGGCCTTTATCGGAACCGGGATTTACGGCAAGCCGATGCCCAAGCAAAACGGTGCACCGATCCGGCTGGTGACACCCTGGAAATACGGGTTCAAGTCCATCAAATCCATCGTTCGCTTCACCTTCACCGACGAACGCCCGAAAAGCTTCTGGGAAGAAATCCAGGGCAGCGAATACGGCTTCTGGGCCAATGTGAATCCGGAGGTTCCCCATCCCCGATGGAGCCAGGCGACGGAACGCGTCCTCGGCACGGATGAGCGGGTGCCAACGCAAATATTCAACGGTTATGGAGAATTCGTCGCTGATCTCTACAAGAACAAAAAAGGCGAAAAGTTATTCATGTAG
- a CDS encoding PAS domain-containing protein, with protein sequence MAERLVDGDLNACDALFHALAAPMPALAWNPDNKGMDQDYLSQVLNWWLVQKGNAAMPSPGTIDPVGLRGLLGNLMILEPIDEGQDFYMRLYGSNVTPHSHHDLTGQKVSEIWTPLRDYFLVNYRAVYHRRESLYSLHTPPVQINFSAWKRLILPFGDGQTVTRLVVGICPTERQE encoded by the coding sequence ATGGCCGAGCGACTGGTTGACGGCGACCTGAACGCCTGCGACGCGCTTTTCCACGCCCTCGCCGCCCCCATGCCCGCCCTTGCCTGGAATCCCGACAATAAGGGCATGGACCAGGACTATCTGTCCCAGGTTCTGAACTGGTGGCTAGTGCAGAAGGGCAACGCGGCGATGCCCTCACCGGGGACCATAGACCCGGTAGGCCTGCGCGGCCTTCTTGGAAACCTCATGATCCTGGAACCCATCGACGAAGGTCAGGATTTTTACATGCGGCTATACGGTTCAAATGTCACACCCCACAGCCACCACGACCTGACCGGCCAGAAGGTCAGCGAAATCTGGACCCCGCTGCGGGATTATTTCCTCGTCAATTATCGTGCCGTCTATCATCGCCGGGAATCGTTATACTCGCTGCATACACCGCCCGTTCAAATCAACTTTTCCGCCTGGAAGCGTCTGATTCTGCCTTTCGGTGACGGCCAAACCGTCACCCGCCTCGTGGTCGGCATCTGCCCGACGGAACGACAGGAATAG
- a CDS encoding fumarylacetoacetate hydrolase family protein, translated as MQYVFPPMPSVTVPTTGNQDFPVHRVYCVGRNYADHAIEMGHDPDREPPFFFTKPADAIVQDGATIPYPKATADLHHEVELVIALGSGGSDIPLEQAADHIFGYAVGIDLTRRDLQKTAKDLSRPWDTAKAFDQSAPCGAIRPASEIGHPDTGHISLTINGETRQQGDIAAMIWKGPEIVAYLSTLFELQAGDLIFTGTPAGVGPVNRGDQLHAELDRVGSLDLTIA; from the coding sequence ATGCAGTATGTATTCCCACCAATGCCATCCGTAACGGTGCCAACAACAGGCAATCAGGACTTTCCCGTGCATCGGGTCTATTGCGTCGGGCGCAACTATGCGGACCACGCAATTGAAATGGGGCACGATCCGGATCGCGAGCCCCCCTTCTTCTTCACGAAACCCGCTGACGCGATTGTGCAGGATGGGGCCACAATTCCCTATCCCAAGGCAACGGCGGACCTGCATCATGAAGTAGAGCTTGTCATCGCACTGGGCAGCGGCGGCAGTGATATTCCATTGGAACAGGCCGCGGATCATATCTTCGGCTACGCCGTCGGCATTGACCTCACTCGCAGAGACCTCCAGAAAACCGCCAAGGACCTCAGCCGTCCCTGGGATACGGCCAAAGCCTTCGATCAGTCGGCCCCCTGCGGCGCCATCCGACCGGCAAGCGAGATCGGACACCCGGACACAGGGCACATCAGCCTGACAATCAACGGTGAAACGCGCCAGCAGGGCGACATTGCCGCCATGATCTGGAAAGGGCCGGAAATTGTCGCCTATCTCTCCACCCTTTTCGAGTTGCAGGCAGGTGACCTGATCTTCACCGGCACCCCTGCCGGTGTGGGTCCTGTCAATCGCGGCGACCAATTGCACGCGGAACTGGACCGGGTCGGCAGCCTGGACCTCACCATCGCATGA
- the maiA gene encoding maleylacetoacetate isomerase, whose translation MKLHNYFRSSTSFRARIALNLKGLDYDYVSYHLRHGEQRSEKYLSVNPQGLVPALELDDGKVIAQSMAILEYLDEAFPEPALLPKDPFDRALVRSLCYAIACDIHPINNLRVLKYLGDPLGHDAEEVATWFRHWVTVEFDSLEPRLAETSGKYCVGDTVTMADICLVPQVINNTRFEVDMSRYPTINRIFDTCMALDAFDKAKPGNQPDAE comes from the coding sequence ATGAAACTGCACAATTACTTCCGTAGCTCCACATCCTTTCGCGCCCGGATCGCCCTGAACCTGAAAGGGCTGGACTATGACTACGTTTCCTATCATCTGCGCCATGGCGAACAGCGGTCAGAGAAATACCTGTCGGTAAATCCGCAGGGTCTGGTGCCTGCGCTGGAACTGGACGATGGCAAAGTCATTGCCCAGTCGATGGCGATACTGGAATATCTGGACGAGGCCTTTCCGGAACCGGCCCTTCTCCCCAAAGACCCATTTGACCGGGCCTTGGTGCGTTCGCTCTGCTATGCGATTGCCTGCGATATCCACCCGATCAACAATTTGCGGGTCCTGAAATATCTGGGAGACCCGCTGGGCCATGATGCAGAGGAAGTCGCCACCTGGTTTCGCCATTGGGTGACCGTGGAATTCGACAGCCTGGAACCTCGTCTGGCGGAGACTTCAGGCAAATATTGCGTTGGGGACACGGTCACCATGGCGGATATCTGCCTTGTCCCGCAGGTCATCAACAACACCCGCTTTGAGGTGGATATGAGCCGCTATCCAACCATCAACCGAATTTTTGATACCTGCATGGCGCTGGATGCTTTTGACAAGGCCAAGCCGGGCAACCAGCCTGACGCCGAATAA
- the nhaA gene encoding Na+/H+ antiporter NhaA, with protein sequence MKKKPQLPKLKAIQQFMEMEASGGIVLVVASALALFAANSAFSGNYQAFLDAKFTISLNDVGLSKPLILWINDGLMAIFFFLVGLEIKREVMEGALSSVKQASLPGIAALGGIIVPALVYSYVNWGDDVAMQGWAIPAATDIAFALGVMALLGRRVPVALKVFLLALAIFDDLAAIIIIAIFYTSQLSGVALGLAAASIVLLFLMNHFGVMRRIAYVIVGVVLWVCVLKSGVHATLAGVVLAFAIPLKSNDPELKSPLKVMEHALHPWVAFLVLPVFAFANAGVPLQGLSMDAFTNPVALGIAAGLFLGKQAGVLLFVTLAVFLKLADFPKDATWPQIYGVSVLTGIGFTMSLFIGGLALDPAVYGVDLRLGVLGGSIISAILGYLILRVAKKKPVTES encoded by the coding sequence ATGAAAAAGAAGCCGCAATTGCCTAAGTTGAAGGCAATTCAGCAATTCATGGAAATGGAAGCATCCGGGGGGATTGTCCTGGTTGTTGCGTCCGCTCTGGCGCTATTCGCCGCCAATTCAGCATTCTCGGGCAACTATCAGGCCTTTCTGGATGCCAAGTTCACCATCTCGTTGAACGATGTTGGCCTTTCCAAGCCCCTGATCCTCTGGATTAACGATGGTCTGATGGCGATCTTCTTCTTCCTGGTTGGTCTGGAGATCAAACGGGAAGTCATGGAAGGTGCGCTGTCGAGTGTGAAGCAGGCGTCACTGCCGGGCATTGCGGCGCTCGGCGGTATTATTGTTCCTGCACTGGTCTATTCCTATGTGAACTGGGGCGACGATGTCGCCATGCAGGGCTGGGCCATTCCGGCGGCGACCGACATTGCCTTCGCCTTGGGCGTGATGGCCTTGCTGGGACGGCGGGTGCCGGTGGCCCTGAAGGTCTTCCTGCTGGCGCTGGCGATTTTCGATGACCTCGCCGCCATCATTATCATCGCGATTTTCTATACCAGTCAGCTCTCCGGCGTGGCTTTGGGGCTGGCGGCGGCGTCGATCGTCCTGCTTTTCCTGATGAACCATTTCGGTGTCATGCGGCGTATTGCCTATGTGATTGTCGGTGTCGTGTTGTGGGTATGCGTGTTGAAAAGTGGCGTTCACGCGACCCTGGCCGGTGTAGTGCTGGCCTTTGCCATCCCGTTGAAGAGCAACGATCCGGAGCTTAAATCGCCTTTGAAGGTGATGGAACATGCCCTGCACCCCTGGGTGGCCTTTCTGGTCCTGCCGGTTTTTGCCTTTGCAAACGCAGGCGTTCCCCTCCAAGGGCTTAGCATGGACGCCTTTACCAACCCGGTTGCCCTGGGCATTGCCGCAGGTTTGTTCCTGGGTAAACAGGCCGGTGTCCTGCTGTTCGTGACGCTGGCCGTCTTCCTGAAGCTGGCGGATTTTCCGAAAGATGCGACCTGGCCGCAGATATACGGTGTCAGTGTGCTGACCGGGATCGGCTTTACGATGAGCCTGTTCATCGGGGGGCTGGCCCTTGATCCGGCGGTCTACGGTGTGGACTTGAGGCTGGGTGTATTGGGCGGCTCGATCATATCCGCCATCCTAGGGTATTTGATCCTGAGGGTGGCGAAGAAAAAGCCGGTAACGGAAAGCTGA
- a CDS encoding pyridoxamine 5'-phosphate oxidase family protein, with amino-acid sequence MTGPSPANIMFSDAVRQQQTRRGSRQAYARMEERGAFKDKVTSELAEFIANRDSFYLATAGANGQPYIQHRGGTPGFLKVLDESRLGFADFSGNKQYISIGNLSENDQVFLFLMDYANRRRVKIWGKARVVEDDADLLARLVVEGYGGRPERAIVIEVTAWDVNCPQHITPRFTEPEIAAVLESYRQRIRELEAEIRQRH; translated from the coding sequence ATGACGGGGCCATCACCTGCCAATATCATGTTTTCCGATGCGGTGCGGCAGCAGCAGACAAGGCGCGGCTCCCGACAGGCCTATGCCCGCATGGAGGAGCGAGGCGCCTTCAAAGACAAAGTCACATCGGAACTGGCGGAGTTTATTGCAAACCGGGATTCCTTTTATCTGGCGACAGCCGGGGCGAACGGGCAACCTTATATTCAACATCGCGGTGGTACCCCCGGGTTCCTGAAGGTGCTGGACGAGAGCAGGTTGGGCTTTGCCGATTTTTCCGGCAACAAGCAATATATCAGCATCGGAAATCTCAGCGAAAACGATCAGGTCTTTCTTTTCCTGATGGACTACGCCAACCGGCGAAGGGTCAAAATCTGGGGGAAGGCCAGGGTTGTGGAAGATGATGCGGATCTGCTGGCGCGTCTGGTGGTTGAAGGATATGGCGGTCGCCCTGAAAGGGCGATCGTGATTGAGGTGACCGCCTGGGACGTCAACTGCCCACAGCATATTACACCGCGCTTTACCGAGCCGGAGATCGCCGCCGTGCTGGAGTCCTATAGGCAGCGCATCAGGGAACTGGAAGCGGAGATCAGGCAACGCCACTAA
- a CDS encoding HPP family protein: protein MKTYFGKLTGGGALPAKPALQHVFWSWTGAAVAIGLIAYLTEISQQPILMAPLGASAVLAFGVPDSPLAQPRNIIGGHVLTALVGMIFLTAFGDAWWSMGLAVATAIALMQVTRTVHPPAGANPLLVIMLGVSWDFLLTPVLAGAVVLAVCAIVFNNLAKTRRYPVYWGIKS, encoded by the coding sequence ATGAAGACCTATTTCGGGAAACTGACCGGTGGTGGTGCATTGCCGGCGAAGCCTGCGTTACAGCATGTTTTTTGGTCCTGGACCGGTGCGGCGGTGGCGATTGGGCTGATTGCCTATCTGACGGAGATCAGCCAACAGCCGATCCTTATGGCCCCCCTCGGGGCGAGTGCGGTTCTGGCGTTCGGCGTTCCCGACAGCCCCCTGGCGCAGCCGCGTAACATCATTGGTGGCCATGTGTTGACGGCCTTGGTCGGGATGATCTTCCTGACAGCCTTCGGGGATGCCTGGTGGTCCATGGGACTTGCGGTTGCAACCGCCATCGCCCTTATGCAGGTCACGCGAACCGTCCATCCTCCGGCGGGGGCGAATCCTTTGCTGGTGATCATGCTGGGGGTATCCTGGGACTTTCTGCTGACCCCGGTCCTGGCGGGCGCGGTTGTCCTGGCCGTTTGTGCGATTGTTTTCAATAACCTCGCGAAGACCCGGCGTTATCCGGTTTATTGGGGGATCAAATCATGA
- a CDS encoding TetR/AcrR family transcriptional regulator — protein sequence MSKSKRDHLLDVALNLFLREGFHATGIDRILKEAGVAKMTLYNHFKSKEELVLAVLAHRDETFRKWLIETTEVTTAPGVERLLGLFDSLGDWFAQDGFCGCMFINAAAEYLHQDDLPHKSARSHKLLIRDYVFEQCRAAKAKNPDELADQLMLLMEGAIVMAHVCNQPDAAQTGKRAATLLCAGLEGK from the coding sequence ATGAGTAAAAGCAAACGCGACCACCTTCTGGATGTTGCCCTGAACCTGTTCCTGCGGGAGGGGTTTCATGCCACCGGCATCGACCGGATCCTCAAGGAGGCAGGCGTCGCCAAGATGACGCTCTACAATCATTTCAAATCCAAGGAAGAACTGGTACTCGCCGTCCTGGCGCATCGGGATGAAACCTTCCGCAAGTGGCTTATCGAAACCACCGAGGTTACTACCGCGCCCGGCGTGGAACGCCTGCTCGGCCTGTTCGACAGCCTGGGCGACTGGTTTGCACAGGATGGTTTTTGCGGGTGCATGTTTATCAATGCGGCTGCCGAATACCTGCATCAGGACGATCTGCCGCATAAAAGCGCCCGTTCCCACAAATTGCTGATCAGGGATTATGTTTTTGAACAATGCCGGGCGGCAAAGGCCAAAAACCCTGATGAGCTAGCAGACCAGCTTATGCTTCTTATGGAAGGGGCGATTGTCATGGCCCATGTCTGCAATCAGCCCGATGCCGCACAGACCGGAAAACGCGCGGCTACCCTGCTTTGCGCAGGACTGGAAGGAAAGTGA